In a single window of the Nitrospirota bacterium genome:
- the tuf gene encoding elongation factor Tu (EF-Tu; promotes GTP-dependent binding of aminoacyl-tRNA to the A-site of ribosomes during protein biosynthesis; when the tRNA anticodon matches the mRNA codon, GTP hydrolysis results; the inactive EF-Tu-GDP leaves the ribosome and release of GDP is promoted by elongation factor Ts; many prokaryotes have two copies of the gene encoding EF-Tu): protein MAKAKYERRKPHVNIGTIGHVDHGKTTLTSALTKVCSDKG from the coding sequence ATGGCGAAGGCGAAATACGAGCGGCGGAAGCCCCACGTGAACATTGGGACGATCGGGCACGTGGACCACGGCAAGACGACGTTGACCTCGGCGCTGACGAAGGTGTGCAGCGACAAGGGG